TTCTATCAAGTGACTGATGTAAACCTCAGATTTGTGTATTTAGTGTCATTAAGTGCCTGATTTCTGCTTTATGGTACATGACTAATTACATCAAACTAATGCTCAGGTATTTAACAAATCCGTTTCAAAACCACTGATGATCATATGTCATATCTACTGTTGTCAGCTCATTGATACATTTGTTACACTGAAGACAATAAAACCATCTGTAGAAAACCTTTGCCtctttatttgtttggttttgataGTCATGATCATCTTCCAGTAAAGTTAAGTGTTTattatgtctttgggtttttaCCTCCACTTTTGCTCTTTTGAAGTCGGTCtatttgtcctttttttgtcaaactggcCTTCTGTAAGAGTTGATGTAACATTTTATAAACCATCCACTGTCTGCAAGCACACCCGTCCCTTTTTCACGTACATTTATACTCTGTTTCTTCGGATGGTGCTCAAGTAGGTCGAGATTGATTTGACAATATTtcatagaaagaaaaacaattttattacttattaattaattattaagtgcatcagctttttttatttactacaAAATATATGTTAGTATCTGGACACTTGCATAGTGTCACAGCATTAGCTGTCAAACAATTGTAAGCCATGTTATTATTCAACAAATTAGTATCAGTGCATCACAAGAGGGTAGCGCATAATATGATCTGTTCTGTAATGTGTTGTTATAGACTAAAAACGTAAACTGatcaaaatctaaaaatgtgtgaTGGATTTATTTCTGCAGTTATATTCAGCTATGCTTATCTATGCTTGTATTCAGACTCAGCTGCATcttcatttgcttgttttggGGCATTGTCTCACTGAGGATCCCAGTTTGTCAGCCAGCAGAAATGGGTTGAGGTGGCAGTACtgaggaaaaaagtgaaaaaagtacTTTACAGATTTTTAGAAACAGGCAACCTTTGTTTAATTTGAGTCTAAAATGTGGTTCAGCTTCACTGTCTTTCTGAATGCCGTCAGTAGTTAACCATTTACAATTAAAGCTACCTGTGGTGTTGACTCTGAGCTGGACTCTGGTTTATCCGATATCTGGAGTTTGAAATCCGGAGAGAAACGGGAACTCTGGAGGATTGATGCCATCTCTCCGTTTACCTCCACTGGCACATCTTTCTGCACGgcacaaataaaacaccatAACAGATTATTTTAGACGTGAATACACAGGATTTATatctgacattaaaaaaaacaaacatgtaatcTCACTTTTCCTCTTAATAGAACAGCAAGCCAAAGATTGCACAAGCCCTTGTGTAAACACTGATGAAGCGAATCAGAATCAGCCTGACTGGCATTCTCCGATGTGGCTTTATTATACCTTGAAACAGTGAGAGGAATCAAAGTCCAGCTGATCTGGGAAATCTGCCACAGTCCCTTTATAGGTCGCTGTCGCCTCAGATATGACAGGACTTTTGGGCAGCTTGAAGAGACGGTACGTGCCCGAAGTATAGCTGATGTCGCCTGCAAAATAAAGAGCTGGCTCAAATGTACTGTGcaataaaaatgatcaaagtcAATGTTGCCTTTGGGTACCTGCTTTTGCTTTGAGCTCACTGTTGTAGATCACAATGCAGCTTGCTGAAACAAGGTGTGGGGTGCTGAAACCAACGCTGTGGGCCAATGAAATCAGATCCTGCCAGAACAGAGAACCGCCCATTCCTTCGCCTAGGCCCGAAAACAAAGCCAGAGGATACTGGATGTCAATGATGCAGGGACTCATGCCTTTTACCTTGAACTTGACAGGATAATCTAATGTCATTTTACCCCACAGGAATGGATCTTGCTTCATGTGATCGGGAACGATTTTGCTGGCGTACATGTCACTGAAGTACAGTTCACCTCCCTCCTGTGTAAAATAAGAACCATAAACAGTGTGCTCCTCtacatctttgtttttacacactAACGTATTTGGTAGAAATCCTTCAGACTAACCTTTAGGACATTGTAAGCTTGCTGAAGCACTGCTTTTttatcaggacacaaacagaTGACACAGTTGGATCTGGACACATTAGAGGGGAAAATAGTTCAATCAAAACAGCCCCATAGAAAGAGATCACTGACGGAATCATATCTGTGCTTTAAACCTACAGCACGACATCCATTGAGTCACTCTGTATGCCAGCTTCACTCAGCTTCTCCATGTACCCCTGGACAAAGGAGACGTTGGGCTCCTTATAGCCAAACTTCTTTTGATGATACTCAATGTACTGACGAGACGTGGCGATCTACAGAAATGCAgatatacagaaataaaatctgTTGAAAGTACAGAAATCAGGAGTCAGGCGGTGTGCGTACGAGCATGTGTAATCACCAGCTCCTCCGTCATGTCAATCCCTGTCACGTGTCCGCTCGGTCCAACGAGTTTACTGAAGGCATAACTGTCTCTGCCGGAGCCACTGCCGAGGTCCAGCACCCTGCAGCCCTCGAGCTTTGCTGGGAAGGGAAGGCCGCAGCCGAAGAATCTGGAGAAAAATACTGGTAATGACAACAGTGCATAACCACAACATCAGCATGAAGATGTTACAGAGGTACCAGAAAATAGTGGGacagaaaatattattttttattagcAAGCTTCAGTGAGACCTGCTGAGGACATGTGCATGGgaaatatgcacaaaaaaaacttaTTCATACACGTTATTGGACTCTATGTAAAATGGCCAGATTAAAACTATGGGATTCAGACTTACCCCATAGTCAGCTCAGCAGATCCTGTGGGGTAGTCTGGCCCTCTCCACAGGTTTGGTTAGTAACTCAATTTTCAAACTGAGCTTTTTGTGAAGATATGGGGTCCCTTCATCAATGAGGTATTGAATAGATAAAGATAAGCTGATCTGATTATAGTCTGCGTCACTCATTTGATGTGATAATAGCTTTCCATCTTGGCACCTCAGTATTATGTTGTGAgatatgtgtttatgtgcatgtaaGAGAGAGATGTCACTATTATGTGATATGTAACTGTATGTGGACAATATGGGCCAAACAGGATGACATCTGAGTGGAGCGTCGGCCATTGAAGAGTGTGCTTCGGAGTCCGTCCTGTTATTACTGCCTTAATAGCCTTAACCTATGCCTTTTCTCATTTGAATAGATAAGATATTTATGCTTACCCTGTGTAATAAAGTATGCTTAACTCtgatttttctatttcttgGTGTAGTTTTTAATCTTTAGTTTGCTACATTAATGTTGAgtgatttgtctgtgtgtttaaaaatgaaaaacaaagttcAGTTATTGTTGACGATGTCTATGATGCAAAGGTGAAGGTGAAAGCAAACCTACTTTTTGGTTACCTCAGGATGAACCAGGCTCAGAGCGTCCATCACACTTCTGGGCGCCGGGCGGCAGGACAGGCTGCAGGAGGAAGCACTAGTCTGCAGATCACAAGAGGACTCCAGCAGGCTGCCATAGTACTTCTGCACACAACAGAtcaaccaacacacacacacacacacacacacacacacacacacacacacacacacagtggatggTCACCAATTGTCTTTAAAATGTACCTGCACTGATACACAGGCTGTCAGAGGTCTGACACATTCAAACTAGCTGTACACAGATCAAACCACCAATAACAGGACATACTGTCACCATCATAATTATTAGATTTACAGTCAAAGATCATGTGGAGCATGAACAAATGAGAAATGGTGTCCTTCTTCTTCCGGTCTGacatttttttatacatttgttttcattaaagaAACACCAGCATTTTCAACTTGAGACAAACTTCGAAGGAATAAAAGACTAAGAAACTACCGTgctaaataaaactgacacaaACTAAAGCACCTTCACGTTTTCTCGCACGTCGTCACAAGTCGCCATTTTACGTCCAGCAGAGTTACAAACACCCGAAAAAAGTGGCTCCAAACTACAAGACAAGCAAAGTTTGTGTTATATAAAGTGAGAGACAATCATGAGTGCATCAGTAAGACTTTCATGGAGGAAATATTTGTGTCagacctgctcctcctcctccctcatgaCCAGCCGACCCTCCGCTTCCGGtttatttttcagaataaaagcgtCATTTCAAGCAAACAGGTTCAgttcacattcatttcacatGAACACAGCAGTTGTGTAGCAAAAGACACACCTAAAGGTAGATTTTAGACAATCAGCTGTTGTTACTTGGCACTATTTAACACCTGAGCTGCATTACTCTTAAGAAAAGGCCTAATTATGCACAACAATTTAAAGAATGAAGACAGAACAGCTGAATTTGTTTTATATCTGTTGTTAAATCTCTGTAGACCTTTTCAAAATCCAAGGGAGAAGGTCTCCAAACATGTGGCACTGAAACAAGAATGTACCTCTATTTAATTCTGCTATTTATTTACAAGTGACAGAGTTCACTATGGTTTACTATAGAtagtgttttttaattttccttttattcAAAAAGATATGATGATTCCTAATTATCGAGAGCAGGAACAGCTACACTGTTGAAATGACAGAAGGACAAAAGCAGCATCTGTTTACTTTACACAAATATGTCATTTTGGACAAGAAAATGTAAGAACCTATTCAGCTCTGAGTTTGTCCATGATAACAGCACAAGGCTCATACAAACAAATAGTTATTACGTTTCAAATGAATTGAACACTGCACAGTTCACTTCTGTAATCCCTTATCTGCACACTAAAATAGCCAAAGGTAAATCATTGCAGGTCCCCTAAAATGCAGTGAGTGGGAATATTAGTAGTTTCACCTCCAAAACCATTTAAACAGCTACTCAAACAGACGGCTGTAGTTTAAGAGTTTCTATGCTGCTTCCATAAACTCTAAAAAACTGTGGACCTGTCTCACCTCAGATATTAAAAGCTTGGAATTAGTTTCACAAACACTGTAATTACttagactaataataataataataataatcctttaatggTCAATTTTTGTACAGCATACTTCACAGCACACTTTACAACTTGAAATTAGTTCTCTGTATTTAACCCATCATATGTACAAACACATGccccacactcatgcacatgcatatgaaCAGACTACAgcagatatatattttttctaatttcatgTTTTAGCTGAACAAGGAGACAGTAagaaaactaataaataaaagagtTTTAACCCGTGAACATGTCATGGATATACCAGTTACACAGTATAGCATCTACAAAGGCCcgttaaaacatttttttttttgtttgtttgcctgtAGGTGACACTCCAACACTGCAGGGGGCAGCAGTGCGCCGGAAACAGGAACATCCGGGTATTTGAAAAATTGCGCTTGTTCAACGCTTGCGTACTTTTCGACGTAGAGGCCTCGTTGTTCAGCAGTTAGAAGATCTTATTTCCGACGTAGCTGGTGTCTGTGATTCCCACTGGACTGCGCTCATCGTGTGGCCGCCGTCGTTCGTCGTGCGTGATGCAGTTTTATGAAGACAAATCAAGACAAGAGTGAATCGGAAAAGGGGACAATAGAGCCTTTAAAAGAGAGATGTTGTGGTAGTTGACTGTGCGTGGAACAAGTCTGTCTTCAACGTGAACACATCAGCCCCGGAGTGAAGGTAGCGAGGTGTGTGTGGTGCCACAAACATTTTGTTCCTTAAcaattagctgttagctgctaTGCTAGTTTTAGCAGTTGGCTAGCTCGGCGCTTCATCCACGcttgtcttcatcagcagatagAGGGACAGCGTCGACTTAAGTTTTTGCAAACTTGATGTGCAGCTTATTGTAAAGTATTaattaattgtgttttaatcTGTAAAGTTTACCGGGCAGTGATCTAGTTCTGCTGTGCTGATCTGCGGTGCTTTAATGTTAGTTTGTGTCGCAGAGGAAGCCATGTTGTTATGCTAACTGAGCTAACCGCCAGTTAAAGAACCTCTTAGTTTGATGATGATGCCAAAGTTTATGTGCAattgttatattttataatgCCGCCgttcatttaaatataatacataaCACATTCTCAAACTGTGCATGGTTTGTCgaggctgtgtgtgttacatgttgGAGAATAACCGGGATGTTAATTCAATGAACTGTTGTCCAGAAAGTGACATATGTTGTTAATAATGGTTATATGttaataaaatatacacatacacatatacaaaaGACATTTAGGTTCAATATGAATTTgagtttaatttgtttttgtctccagtGGTGAGGCGCCATGGCGGCTACTTTCCCCTACAGAGGGGTCCCAGCAGGGATGCCACCAGGTGTACCCCCTCCTGCACCCGTCCCGGATTACATGTCTGAGGAAAAACTTCAAGAAAAAGGTTTGCAGGCTTTCATTCAATTCATGTCACAAATAAAGCTTAAAATGGCAGCGATTCACTTTGTATTAATTGTTGCTTTCACCTTACAGCAAGAAAATGGCAGCACTTGCAGGCGAAGCGGTACTcagaaaagaggaagtttggatTTGTGGATGCTCAGAAAGAAGACATGCCACCTGAGCATGTCCGCAAGATCATTAGGGATCATGGAGACATGACCAATAGAAAGTTTCGCCATGACAAGAGGGTGTACCTTGGGTAAGAATGAATCATACAGTAgttaacatgtttaaaatactAAATTGAAGtcggtgctttttttttcttggctaAGTAACGTCTTCAGATGAATCATGGGTACAATGTAACATGCGTGTGAGCTTAAACTTTTAAAGCGTTTTTTTACTTACTTGCTTCACCAGTTAAGAAAACCCATCCCCACTGCTGTAGCTCACCCTGCATCTCTCTTTTAATTGAACAGGGCCCTAAAGTACATGCCCCATGcagtgctgaagctgctggaAAACATGCCTATGCCCTGGGAACAGATCCGAGATGTGCCCGTCCTCTACCACATCACTGGAGCCATTTCCTTTGTGAATGAAATCCCCTGGGTCATAGAGCCAGTCTACATCGCCCAGTGGGGGTAAGGGAGAGTGTGGTGTTGAGTGATGCAAAACATTCTTGTAGCACATGACATTAAacatcaaatgtgtttgtgttgtcgtttgtatttctaaaatcTTCATAATCATCCATTATTCTCCTCCCAGCACCATGTGGATCATGATGCGTCGTGAGAAGCGTGATCGGCGGCACTTCAAGAGGATGCGCTTCCCACCTTTTGATGATGAGGAGCCGCCGCTGGACTACGCTGACAACATCCTTGATGTGGAACCTCTGGAGGCCATCCAAATGGAGCTGGACCCTGAGGAGGACTCTTCATGTGTGGAGTGGTTCTATGAGCACCAGCCCCTCAAAGACACAGCCAAGTAAGCCAACATGTCACTCTGTTGACAaaaattttatgttttcacattCAGCTGACGTTTAACTGGCAAAATCGAACAATAATTAATAAGTGCTCTTTTCAGGTATGTGAATGGCACCACTTACCGTCGTTGGCAGTTCACACTGCCTATGATGTCCACGCTGTACCGCCTGGCCAATCAGTTGCTGACGGACCTGGTGGATTTCAACTACTTTTACCTGTTTGACCTCAAGGCCTTCTTCACTTCCAAGGCCTTAAACATGGCCATCCCTGGGGGACCGAAGTTTGAGCCACTTGTTAGGGACATCAACCTCCAGTAAGGACCTCCCAcctaaaaatgattattatttgaatgGCAATCCTGTTTTGCCTCAAACTAAACATCAAGTAAGAATAGATTCTAGATATTTTTTGCCTCAGCTGATTCTGGTCTGTGTCTGCGGCAGGGATGAAGACTGGAATGAGTTCAACGACATCAACAAGATCATCATCCGACAGCCCATCAGGACAGAGTACAAAATTGCCTTCCCATACTTGTACAACAACTTGCCGCACCACGTCCACCTCACCTGGTAAGAAATTAATGAATGAGTTGTTTCTTAAAGCTGCagttcataaaaaaataattcaaatgaattaaatatttaagatgTAACTTGTGTGAACATCTTGGCTTATCCAGTGACTAAATTTTCTATATTATATTGAAAATTCAAATTGGGTGGAAGAAATGAGAAGATACTCATGACTTTACCCCTGCAGGTATCACACACCCAACGTGGTGTTTATCAAGACAGAGGATCCAGATCTCCCGGCGTTCTACTTTGACCCACTGATCAACCCCATTTCACACAGACATTCTGTCAAGGTGAGTGAGGATGATTGTGGCTGATTGTCCTTCTACCTGTTGGCAGCTGAGaacagataaataaagttttgaatGAAGGCCTCTTACAAAGGCGCACTTGCATTGGTCTGCTTGCCTGTGCGTAAGAACTAGAGGGACATTGAAATGAATGGTGACTCCTATTCATCACTGGCTGCAGTTGCAGTTGGCCCCTCATCATTCAGATATTGCTTCTAATTGTTTAAAGTGTAGAGTTCAAATTGATCTGGGCTGTAGTCCctgcagaaatgaaaatgaatgagatTTCCAATAATAACATTTAGCTTTGTGCAAgtgaatatttctttgtttaccCTAAAATTCCTTTTGTAATTTTCTGCATCCGCTCAGAGTCAGGAGCCTCTGCCTGATGACGACGAAGAGTTTGAGCTTCCTGAGTACGTGGAGCCCTTCCTCAAGGAGACCCCGCTCTACACAGACAACACAGCCAATGGCATTGCTCTGCTGTGGGCACCGAGACCCTTCAACCTCCGATCTGGCCGCACAAGGCGTGCTATTGATATCCCCCTGATCAAGAACTGGTGAGCAAACAACCAACTTATTTGAACAAGGCTAAATGTGTCATAATTGGAGGAAAAAATAGTTTTATCTGTTTCATACAGATGTGAAATTATcatttttgatgatttttattcTGGTAAATGATTTTACAGGTATCGTGAGCACTGCCCTGCAGGACAGCCAGTGAAAGTGCGTGTGTCGTACCAGAAACTGCTCAAGTACTACGTGCTCAATGCTCTCAAACACAGACCACCCAAGGCCCAGAAGAAGAGGTGAGTATCATTTGACACTTTGGTTTCCTGTTATTCTGTCTTTCTAATTGAAGCTGTCCTTTGATCAACACTAGACTTTTTCCATAAAGATTTTCCCTCTGTTGTCTTTCAGGTATCTGTTCCGCTCCTTCAAGGCCACAAAGTTCTTTCAGTCCACTAAGCTGGACTGGGTGGAGGTGGGTCTGCAGGTTTGCAGACAGGGCTACAACATGCTCAATCTGCTTATCCACCGCAAGAACCTCAACTACCTGCATCTCGACTACAACTTCAACCTGAAGCCTGTAAAGACTCTGACCACAAAGGTATAATTTGTGGGGCAGATTAAGTGTTGCtccaaagtttttaaaaaaggattacactcttatttttatttttttttcactagtCAGTATTCAACTGTGTTGTTTCTGTCCCCCAGGAGCGAAAGAAGTCCCGATTCGGCAATGCCTTTCACCTGTGCAGAGAGGTGCTGCGTCTCAGCAAGCTGGTGGTGGACAGCCATGTGCAGTACAGACTGGGAAATGTGGATGCCTTCCAGGTTAGTTCAGCCACACATTTTATCACATCCCATGTGAATTTGTGCTATTCATgactgcatttttcattttccttctggAAGTCATTTCATCAATGTCACTGACTGAGAACTTGACCTGTGTTGTAGTTGGCTGATGGGCTGCAGTACATCTTCGCTCATGTGGGTCAGCTGACCGGCATGTACCGTTACAAGTACAAGCTGATGAGACAAATCCGGATGTGCAAAGATCTGAAACATCTTATCTACTACCGGTTCAACACTGTAAGTAAATATCAGCCGaataatgaattttttttaactctccCACAAACTAAACACACGCTTGATAACGTCACATCTCTGTCCTTAAAAGTTTGATGTCATTTTgctgggttttgttttttttatcagggtCCTGTGGGCAAGGGTCCAGGTTGTGGCTTCTGGGCTCCCGGATGGAGAGTCTGGCTGTTCTTCATGAGGGGGATCACTCCGCTGCTGGAGAGGTGGCTTGGAAACCTGCTGGCCAGGCAGTTTGAAGGTACGCATACACACCTGTGTTGTTGTGGCCACTATTATTTCAGCACCAAAATGATGGCTTACAGAGGTTTGCGTCCACAGGAGCTGTACAGTTTAAGCATTAACTGTTTTCTATACCCCAACAGGACGTCACTCCAAGGGTGTAGCAAAGACGGTGACCAAACAGCGCGTGGAGTCTCACTTTGACCTGGAGTTGCGTGCCGCCGTGATGCACGACATCTTGGACATGATGCCTGAGGGCATCAAACAGAACAAGGCCAGAACCATCCTGCAGCACCTCAGTGAGTCCTGGAGGTGCTGGAAGGCCAACATCCCTTGGAAGGTCAGTGAAGAGATCTTTTCTACCACGACTGAGAACTATATGGGAGAGAGTTCTGTTAATGAAACACGGGGATTAAACACAAAATCCCAAAGCAATGCTCAGTCTGAGTTTAGACTCTTCAGTGTCTCAAGTGCTGGAGTTGCAGTGATTTGATTCTTAATTTTCTCCCGTCGTTACAGGTTCCAGGCCTGCCCACTCCCATTGAGAACATGATCCTGCGCTACGTAAAGGCCAAAGCTGACTGGTGGACAAACACGGCCCACTACAACCGTGAGCGAATCCGCAGAGGAGCCACTGTGGACAAGACGGTGTGCAAGAAGAACCTGGGGAGACTGACCCGTCTGTACCTAAAAGCTGAGCAGGAGAGACAGCACAACTACCTGAAggtaacacacagtaaaaaagaTTATAAAGGAAATCATAAAAAGGTCTTTTCCATGGAGTAAATATAATACgctcaaaacacattttcaagtAAGTTTATGAATGAAGTCCTCTTACAAAGGCGCACTTGCATTGGTCTGCTTGCCTGTGCGTAAGAACTGGAGGAATATTGAAATGAATGGTGACTCTTATCTATTGCGGGCTGCAGCTGCCGTTCGCCTCTCCCCGTTCAGATATTGCTTCTAGTAATTCATACTGTAATTATACAGtcttaacatttacattttactttacatCAAGCTGTTCCAAGTTCACACATCTGAATTTGCTTCTAACTTCTAACACGAATACTAGATTATAAAACATCCACGTAACCAAAGGCAGGGTTGctgtatttttaatgaattgcGTATGTTCTGCCTACAGGATGGCCCCTACATCACAGCTGAAGAGGCAGTCGCCATTTACACCACTACTGTTCACTGGCTGGAGAGTCGGCGGTTCTCGCCCATCCCGTTCCCTCCTCTGTCCTACAAACATGACACCAAGCTGCTCATCCTGGCCTTGGAGAGGCTCAAGGAGGCGTACAGGTAGACACAGTTCAAACATGACCAAACTTTTTCAGCAAATATTTAGGTATGTTTTAGGTTAGAAATATGCTtgaattcaaatataaaaaagatttttcacGATAATCTGGTATTTCACCCACATGTAATAAAAGGTGCTTGAGTTTTACTCTTTAAAAGCTGTATGAACCTTGTCTACATCATTAGTTTGTCTCTGTGTCCGTGTCCCCTAGTGTGAAGTCTCGTCTGAACCAGAGTCAGAGGGAGGAGCTGGGGCTGATCGAGCAGGCATACGACAATCCTCACGAGGCCCTGTCCAGGATCAAACGTCACCTGCTCACCCAGAGAGCCTTCAAAGAGGTCAGGATCAAGATTTGAATGTTCCATTCAGTTAACAGTGATGTTTCTGCTGTCAAACATGACATGGAATTTCAAGGGCGAGGCGTtggttgaaaatgtttttctctttatatcAAACGAGTAAATTTACAAACTATACTGATGTAAAACAAAGTTATAGAGGGTTGAAATGTTGCACCATATTTCTTTTCCATGGAACCTCTGCAGGAAATGTCTCCTATAGACTGACTGTCATAGCCTTGACTTTCCTTAATGTTGCTGctttaaacatgtttctgaAAGCATCATATTTGATTCCTGTCAATCTCACAACGGCTTTTGCTTTCATAGGTGGGTATCGAGTTCATGGACTTGTACAGCCACCTGGTGCCTGTGTACGACGTGGAGCCCCTGGAGAAGATCACTGATGCCTACCTTGACCAGTACCTGTGGTACGAGGCAGACAAGAGGCGCCTTTTCCCACCCTGGATCAAACCCGCTGACACCGAACCACCTCCACTGCTGGTCTACAAATGGTGCCAAGGTCAGGCTCTGCGCAGGCTTGTTATGATGGAAAACAACCAGTAATGATGGTTGCAGTATGAAAGCTTGATTATACTCTGTAATACCTTAACATGCAACCCTACCTGTTATCTGAAGGCTTCCTGTTAATTCTCCCTAGGCATCAACAACTTGCAGGACGTGTGGGAGACTGCGGAGGGAGAGTGCAACGTGATGCTGGAGTCCCGCTATGAGAAGATGTATGAGAAGATCGATCTGACCCTGCTCAACAGGCTGCTGCGTCTTATTGTTGACCACAACATCGCTGATTACATGACAGCCAAGAACAACGTGGTCATCAACTACAAGGtgaacacactcattcactcgATCACTCAAGATCTGATCTATTCCTGTTTAAAGATAATTCCTTAGAATTATTATATAGGTCATTTCTAGTTTCTTGCTCAGTGTGTGGACATACTTTACTTTGATCCA
The Pempheris klunzingeri isolate RE-2024b chromosome 4, fPemKlu1.hap1, whole genome shotgun sequence genome window above contains:
- the LOC139199999 gene encoding arsenite methyltransferase, producing MATCDDVRENVKKYYGSLLESSCDLQTSASSCSLSCRPAPRSVMDALSLVHPEVTKKFFGCGLPFPAKLEGCRVLDLGSGSGRDSYAFSKLVGPSGHVTGIDMTEELIATSRQYIEYHQKKFGYKEPNVSFVQGYMEKLSEAGIQSDSMDVVLSNCVICLCPDKKAVLQQAYNVLKEGGELYFSDMYASKIVPDHMKQDPFLWGEGMGGSLFWQDLISLAHSVGFSTPHLVSASCIVIYNSELKAKAGDISYTSGTYRLFKLPKSPVISEATATYKGTVADFPDQLDFDSSHCFKKDVPVEVNGEMASILQSSRFSPDFKLQISDKPESSSESTPQYCHLNPFLLADKLGSSVRQCPKTSK